Proteins from a single region of Mucilaginibacter daejeonensis:
- a CDS encoding TetR/AcrR family transcriptional regulator: MIAKHKHLPKATREQHIVDAADRVLLNVGVHDFTIDKMVTYLDVAKGTIYKYYKSKDDVLAEVSVKALHVLLKYFTQAEVKEQDPLMALRKMIMAFNRFYLEHLVYFELFIYMERPDFKAISKAI, translated from the coding sequence ATGATCGCTAAACATAAACATCTACCTAAAGCAACAAGAGAGCAACATATCGTGGATGCTGCGGACCGCGTTCTATTGAATGTTGGAGTTCATGATTTTACGATAGATAAAATGGTCACTTATTTAGACGTTGCTAAGGGTACCATTTACAAGTACTATAAAAGCAAAGATGACGTGCTTGCAGAGGTGAGTGTTAAAGCCTTGCATGTGTTGCTTAAGTACTTTACACAAGCTGAGGTAAAAGAGCAGGATCCCTTAATGGCTTTACGTAAAATGATCATGGCCTTTAATCGGTTCTATTTGGAGCATCTGGTTTATTTTGAGCTATTTATTTACATGGAAAGGCCGGATTTCAAAGCGATATCAAAAGCTATCTAA
- a CDS encoding Crp/Fnr family transcriptional regulator → MQDLKKFLISRVNMTEEDLTTVISYFRPKVLDKGDLLLKRGQIATSYYFLRSGGLRFYYDEDHELTAWIVQPGEFFTEISSLSPERPTRFNIEAVEHAELYYISKKDMELLYKQLPAWQEFGRRTWEGMAIRMIDEIIRFQTMTVEERYLEFLKKPGFMQLISVKQMASYLGITPNALSRIRKNLR, encoded by the coding sequence ATGCAAGACTTAAAAAAATTCTTGATCTCAAGGGTCAACATGACCGAAGAGGATCTTACAACCGTCATCAGTTATTTTAGACCCAAGGTATTGGACAAGGGAGATCTGCTGCTCAAACGCGGGCAGATAGCGACCTCATATTATTTTTTGAGAAGCGGTGGTCTGCGTTTTTACTATGATGAGGACCATGAACTAACCGCCTGGATCGTGCAGCCTGGCGAATTTTTTACGGAGATCTCCAGTTTGAGCCCGGAAAGACCCACCAGATTCAATATCGAGGCGGTGGAGCATGCGGAATTATACTATATCAGTAAGAAAGATATGGAACTGCTTTACAAGCAATTACCCGCCTGGCAGGAATTCGGCCGCAGAACGTGGGAAGGAATGGCCATCCGTATGATCGACGAGATCATCCGGTTCCAAACCATGACCGTCGAAGAACGCTATCTCGAATTTTTAAAAAAGCCGGGCTTCATGCAGCTGATATCCGTGAAACAAATGGCCTCTTACCTCGGCATAACCCCCAATGCCTTGAGTCGCATCCGGAAAAATCTGCGCTAA
- a CDS encoding NmrA family NAD(P)-binding protein: MEDLILVAGATGDLGGKLCRSLLDKGARVRALIREESDRKKVEELRRSGVEVVAIRFKEEDGLITACKGVSCVISALAGLRDVIITAQSQLLNAAIKAGVPRFVPSDFCTDFTQIEPGENRNFDLRREFKDILDASDIQATSILNGAFAYVLRYDIPLLDTRSKSITYYSGKADWQIDFTTVEDAAAFTACAALDADAPRSLRIASFRTDPDELAALTQKVFGERFDLNEKGTLEQFSAYIKKTRAEDPEGESQLYPQWQQMQYLHSMFAAHHHTLDNDRYAGLTWHTAEMTLKEINNKKA, encoded by the coding sequence ATGGAGGATCTTATTTTAGTTGCTGGAGCTACCGGTGATCTGGGTGGCAAATTATGCAGATCATTACTTGATAAAGGCGCACGCGTACGTGCCCTTATCAGGGAAGAAAGCGATCGGAAAAAGGTCGAAGAATTACGGCGATCCGGAGTGGAGGTGGTCGCGATCCGCTTTAAGGAGGAAGATGGATTGATCACAGCATGCAAAGGCGTTTCCTGCGTTATCTCTGCACTTGCAGGTTTGCGCGACGTGATCATAACTGCGCAAAGCCAATTGCTGAATGCCGCCATCAAGGCTGGCGTTCCACGCTTTGTTCCCTCGGACTTTTGTACCGACTTTACTCAAATAGAACCGGGGGAAAACAGGAACTTCGACCTGCGCAGGGAGTTTAAGGACATCCTTGACGCCAGTGACATCCAAGCGACCTCCATTCTCAATGGAGCATTTGCATACGTTCTACGATATGATATCCCACTACTGGATACCAGGTCAAAATCCATAACTTATTATTCCGGCAAAGCTGATTGGCAGATCGACTTCACCACTGTAGAAGATGCGGCCGCCTTCACAGCATGCGCGGCATTGGATGCTGATGCGCCAAGATCCTTACGTATCGCAAGCTTTCGAACGGATCCTGATGAACTGGCAGCACTCACCCAAAAAGTCTTTGGTGAACGTTTCGATCTTAATGAAAAAGGTACACTGGAACAGTTCTCAGCTTATATTAAAAAGACACGCGCAGAAGATCCTGAAGGAGAGAGCCAATTGTATCCGCAGTGGCAGCAAATGCAATATCTCCACAGCATGTTCGCCGCGCATCACCACACTTTGGATAACGACCGGTATGCCGGGTTAACATGGCATACTGCAGAAATGACACTCAAAGAAATCAACAACAAAAAAGCTTAA
- a CDS encoding alpha/beta fold hydrolase has protein sequence MEKKYTDEELVKHWPNFTSHMIEVNGTQLHFVDSLGEGPILICLPGWPQTWYSYRSVAVPLSEHCRVIVVDIRGMGSSATPPSGYDKKTMATDVYELMRSLNVDKAYVLGHDIGGMVAASLAHNYPNIVDRLILADGLHPNEGMMQMKLLPSPGTFGEKIDHQQPYTWWMSFNQVKGLPEQLLEGRYRYLLDWLFDHVMVDSSRISDLERNVYASVYDQPERIRASNGWYQSFNQDIEDAKNYLKLQMPVLGIASNVSSGFYQYALPAIAENYELVNLENTGHYMFEEDPLGVYEAIMAFLKSGRSGDD, from the coding sequence ATGGAAAAGAAATATACTGATGAAGAACTCGTTAAGCATTGGCCGAACTTTACAAGCCACATGATCGAAGTGAACGGTACGCAACTGCATTTTGTAGATAGTTTAGGCGAGGGCCCTATTTTGATATGTCTGCCTGGCTGGCCGCAAACCTGGTATTCTTACCGTTCCGTAGCGGTGCCTTTGTCTGAACATTGCAGGGTGATCGTCGTAGATATCCGAGGCATGGGCAGTTCGGCAACACCACCTTCTGGCTATGACAAGAAAACAATGGCGACCGATGTTTACGAGCTGATGAGATCATTGAATGTTGACAAAGCTTATGTTTTAGGTCATGATATAGGTGGTATGGTGGCAGCCAGCTTAGCGCACAACTACCCAAATATCGTTGATCGGTTGATCCTAGCTGACGGGCTTCATCCCAACGAGGGAATGATGCAGATGAAACTCCTGCCCTCTCCGGGAACGTTCGGCGAAAAGATAGATCATCAGCAACCTTACACCTGGTGGATGAGTTTTAACCAAGTTAAAGGACTGCCAGAACAATTACTGGAGGGGCGTTACCGGTACCTGCTCGATTGGCTTTTTGATCATGTAATGGTGGATAGTTCTAGGATCTCTGATCTTGAAAGGAATGTGTATGCATCCGTTTACGATCAGCCGGAACGTATACGTGCTTCTAACGGCTGGTACCAATCTTTCAATCAGGATATTGAGGACGCCAAAAATTATTTAAAGCTACAGATGCCGGTCTTAGGCATAGCCAGCAATGTTTCTTCCGGCTTTTATCAGTACGCTTTACCAGCCATAGCGGAAAATTACGAACTGGTGAATTTGGAAAATACCGGCCATTATATGTTTGAAGAGGATCCTTTGGGTGTATATGAAGCGATCATGGCGTTCTTGAAAAGCGGAAGATCTGGTGATGACTAG
- a CDS encoding SDR family NAD(P)-dependent oxidoreductase, translating to MEHQDQIQPIALVTGANQGVGNEIAKALSAHGYIVYLGSRKLENGETAAGEIGGNAKAVRLDVTNNDSIQAAMAKISSDHGRLDLLVNNAGISHGGTAPKGPDELMATGRAVNVSLDEVRTVWETNVFGVIAVTQAALPLLRRSSAARIVNVSSGLGSLTWISDPKCWARENFGIVYAASKTALNAVTLAFALELEKEGIKVNATSPGYTATALNNFQGTDSLEVGSREPIRVALEMDGPTGGFTGPDGELPW from the coding sequence ATGGAACATCAAGATCAAATTCAACCCATAGCACTGGTGACCGGTGCGAATCAGGGTGTAGGTAATGAGATCGCTAAAGCACTTTCTGCTCATGGCTATATCGTTTACCTGGGCTCGCGAAAATTGGAGAATGGAGAAACGGCCGCAGGCGAGATCGGCGGAAATGCTAAAGCGGTACGATTGGACGTGACAAATAACGATAGTATCCAGGCAGCCATGGCAAAGATCAGCAGTGATCACGGCCGGCTCGACCTGTTGGTAAATAATGCAGGTATATCGCACGGTGGAACCGCACCCAAGGGTCCTGATGAATTAATGGCTACCGGCCGCGCCGTGAACGTCTCGCTGGACGAGGTACGCACCGTTTGGGAGACCAATGTTTTTGGTGTGATCGCTGTTACGCAAGCTGCTTTACCACTATTGCGGAGATCATCAGCAGCACGTATCGTGAATGTATCCAGCGGGCTGGGGTCCCTCACCTGGATCTCTGATCCTAAATGCTGGGCACGCGAAAATTTCGGTATCGTGTATGCAGCATCTAAAACTGCTTTGAACGCGGTAACGCTCGCTTTCGCATTAGAGCTGGAAAAAGAAGGCATCAAAGTAAATGCGACTAGCCCGGGTTACACGGCCACGGCCCTGAACAACTTTCAGGGAACAGACAGCCTGGAAGTGGGATCACGCGAACCGATCCGCGTCGCCCTAGAGATGGACGGCCCTACCGGCGGCTTTACCGGCCCGGATGGTGAACTTCCGTGGTAA
- a CDS encoding helix-turn-helix domain-containing protein, with translation MDKPKIPKIGSIREVHRMLDLPGPRHPLITLFDTRDERIDLSRLPVSYVTTLYKISFIENLGGKFRYGQGYYDFDEGSMVFTAPNQVVGSTAIYRGNEGYSLIFHQDLLQGYPLAAKIRQYGFFSYSSNEALHLSEQERKTVTTIFGIIEEELNSRIDDLSQEVVIAQIELLLTYAKRFYKRQFLTRQAATSDLLQQFETALNTYFQNERPVVEGLPTVQQLADRLNYTPNYLSDMLRSLTGLNAQQHIHQQLIERSKDLLATTTLTISEVAYQMGFEHPQSFSRLFKIKTQLSPAQFKASLN, from the coding sequence ATGGACAAGCCAAAGATCCCGAAAATAGGATCGATCAGAGAAGTACACCGCATGTTGGATCTGCCGGGTCCCAGGCATCCCTTGATCACGCTTTTTGACACACGCGATGAACGGATCGACCTGAGCCGCTTACCGGTCAGTTATGTGACCACTCTGTATAAGATCTCCTTCATCGAAAATTTAGGCGGTAAGTTCAGATACGGGCAGGGCTATTATGATTTTGATGAAGGAAGTATGGTCTTCACCGCACCCAATCAGGTAGTTGGCAGCACCGCTATCTATAGAGGTAACGAGGGATATTCGCTGATCTTTCACCAAGATCTGTTACAGGGTTATCCACTGGCTGCTAAGATCAGGCAGTATGGCTTTTTTTCTTATTCCTCGAACGAAGCCCTTCACCTCTCTGAGCAGGAAAGAAAGACAGTTACGACCATTTTTGGGATCATTGAAGAGGAATTGAACAGTCGTATCGACGATCTCAGTCAGGAAGTGGTCATCGCTCAGATAGAACTACTGTTAACGTATGCAAAGCGCTTTTATAAGCGTCAATTCCTCACCAGGCAAGCGGCGACGAGTGACCTGCTTCAGCAATTCGAAACGGCCTTGAATACCTACTTTCAGAATGAAAGGCCGGTCGTTGAGGGTTTGCCTACCGTGCAGCAACTGGCGGATCGACTGAATTACACGCCTAACTATTTAAGTGATATGTTACGCTCGCTCACCGGCCTAAACGCACAGCAGCACATTCATCAACAGCTGATCGAACGATCTAAAGATCTACTTGCGACAACGACCTTGACCATTAGCGAGGTGGCCTATCAGATGGGTTTTGAGCATCCACAATCGTTCAGCCGCCTATTCAAGATCAAAACGCAATTATCACCGGCCCAATTCAAAGCGTCTTTGAACTGA
- a CDS encoding Crp/Fnr family transcriptional regulator codes for MTSRLPEFADLLSPLDDRAREALETTIRTVHFDKGDHVLASGRVCRYIYFIEAGLTKTCFDNGDKEFIMRFFAEHSIFTVLDSYFQHTPSTYDIIALEPATISYISKADMDELCDRHHSLERFFRSLVTAASINMMKRISEMLEEDAKQRYDRFLVEQGQLLKRISLADLASYLGITQVSLSRIRAIR; via the coding sequence ATGACAAGCCGGTTACCCGAATTTGCTGATCTGCTGTCACCGCTGGATGATAGGGCCAGAGAAGCGCTTGAAACAACGATCCGAACGGTACATTTTGATAAAGGCGACCATGTATTAGCTTCGGGCCGGGTTTGTAGATATATTTATTTCATTGAGGCGGGATTGACCAAAACCTGTTTCGATAATGGGGACAAAGAGTTCATTATGCGGTTCTTTGCCGAGCACTCAATATTCACTGTGCTGGACAGTTATTTTCAGCATACGCCGTCGACATATGATATCATAGCATTGGAGCCGGCAACCATCAGTTATATTAGCAAGGCAGATATGGACGAGTTGTGTGACAGGCATCATAGCCTGGAGCGATTTTTCCGTTCCCTTGTAACAGCCGCATCGATCAACATGATGAAACGGATCAGTGAAATGCTGGAAGAGGATGCCAAACAACGTTATGATCGTTTCCTCGTTGAACAGGGTCAGCTTTTAAAGCGGATCAGCCTGGCAGACCTCGCGTCATACCTCGGTATCACGCAGGTATCGTTGAGCCGGATCAGGGCCATACGTTAG
- a CDS encoding HAD-IIA family hydrolase, which produces MDGVIYAGEDLIKGGDVFVQRLLKDRINFTFLSNNSSRSRREALEKLEKLGISGVTEEHIYTSAMATATFLKEEFPNCTAYVLGEGGLLKSLENHGIQLVDQDPDFVILGEGVEFNLKMVRTAVDMILNGARFIATNRDPSPRKAGWNNLGIAATAAMIEEGCGREAFVIGKPSPVMMRSAAAYMGLRPEQTTVIGDTMETDIIGGLYMGFKTILVLSGIADREEVDRYAYKPNLVVDSADQIELPLKWWSA; this is translated from the coding sequence ATGGATGGTGTGATCTACGCCGGTGAGGACTTGATCAAGGGCGGTGACGTTTTTGTTCAGCGTTTGCTCAAGGACAGGATCAATTTTACCTTTTTATCCAATAACAGTTCCCGCAGCCGTCGGGAAGCATTGGAGAAGCTGGAAAAGCTGGGCATCAGCGGTGTTACTGAAGAACATATTTACACCAGCGCAATGGCGACTGCAACTTTCCTGAAAGAAGAATTTCCAAACTGCACTGCTTATGTATTAGGCGAAGGCGGACTCTTGAAAAGCCTGGAAAATCATGGTATTCAACTGGTAGATCAGGATCCGGATTTTGTGATCCTCGGCGAAGGCGTTGAATTCAATCTGAAGATGGTACGAACGGCTGTTGATATGATCCTGAACGGCGCCCGCTTCATTGCGACCAACAGGGACCCTTCTCCGAGGAAGGCCGGCTGGAACAATCTGGGCATTGCCGCTACCGCTGCCATGATCGAGGAAGGCTGCGGTCGCGAGGCCTTTGTCATCGGTAAACCCAGCCCTGTCATGATGCGCTCTGCTGCTGCTTACATGGGCCTGCGTCCGGAACAAACGACCGTGATCGGTGATACCATGGAAACGGATATCATCGGCGGACTTTATATGGGCTTTAAAACCATCCTGGTGTTGTCGGGTATTGCGGATCGGGAAGAGGTCGATCGCTATGCCTATAAGCCAAACCTGGTGGTGGATAGTGCCGACCAAATCGAATTACCGTTGAAGTGGTGGTCAGCATGA